In Serratia marcescens subsp. marcescens ATCC 13880, a single genomic region encodes these proteins:
- a CDS encoding fimbrial protein, which produces MTPVDVRVKIGPELSIGKNEIVNVSQVTCKNDVASWKDILLTGSPALTMNTAIFGTLANGMTINGTDYLSPIQSGIQVMTITGLNSASISIRVYIVLNRSPTQDIKVNKGDVIGQINFEQKNDQSGCPKCGPYRWRLIADNDAYFVTTSCTINNGQQINVDFGQIRQDFLTQSASDAQLKQDKALSYRCDDQSATQDILVRMVSDASGFSSDFIKTSNPNVGVAMVHNGAVVKPNNTFRTRIVNGLGNDTVTFVPVKNNVPYTSIATGPMSGSATLIFSAP; this is translated from the coding sequence ATGACGCCGGTCGACGTCAGGGTAAAGATAGGCCCTGAATTGTCCATCGGGAAAAATGAAATCGTCAACGTCAGCCAGGTGACCTGTAAAAACGACGTCGCCAGCTGGAAAGATATTTTACTCACCGGCAGCCCGGCGTTGACGATGAACACCGCCATTTTCGGTACGCTTGCCAACGGCATGACAATCAACGGCACCGACTACTTATCCCCGATCCAATCAGGTATCCAGGTGATGACGATTACCGGCCTAAACAGTGCCAGCATTTCCATCAGGGTTTACATCGTGCTCAACCGTTCGCCGACGCAGGATATCAAGGTGAACAAGGGCGACGTCATCGGCCAAATCAACTTTGAACAAAAAAATGACCAGTCAGGTTGCCCAAAGTGTGGGCCTTACCGGTGGCGCCTGATCGCCGACAACGACGCCTACTTCGTCACCACCAGTTGCACTATCAACAACGGCCAGCAGATTAACGTCGACTTTGGGCAGATCCGCCAGGACTTCCTCACGCAGAGCGCCAGCGACGCCCAACTCAAACAGGACAAGGCGCTCAGCTACCGGTGTGACGATCAGAGCGCGACACAAGACATTTTGGTTCGCATGGTCAGCGATGCCAGCGGCTTTTCCAGCGATTTCATCAAGACCTCCAATCCTAATGTCGGCGTAGCCATGGTGCACAATGGCGCGGTGGTGAAACCCAACAATACGTTCAGAACGCGCATCGTCAACGGGCTGGGCAACGACACCGTCACCTTTGTGCCAGTGAAGAACAATGTGCCTTACACCAGTATCGCCACCGGTCCGATGTCAGGCTCGGCCACGCTGATCTTCAGCGCACCTTGA
- a CDS encoding fimbrial protein, which yields MKLNKIMMAAVIAFGASSFAQAADQGHGKVTFTGSIIDAPCSIAPESIDQTVDLGQVSNVALKNGGKSNPRPFEIKLEQCDTTTLKTVKTTFSGIASSTNKDLLGIAGTASGAGVAITYGGQPIKLGQATAAQTLNTGNNSLNFAAYLQGEGASAAIVPGDFTAVADFTLAYQ from the coding sequence ATGAAACTTAACAAAATCATGATGGCTGCAGTGATTGCATTTGGCGCAAGTTCTTTTGCACAGGCAGCCGATCAGGGACACGGTAAAGTGACCTTCACGGGTTCTATTATTGATGCGCCATGCTCTATTGCACCCGAGTCTATCGATCAGACCGTAGATCTGGGCCAGGTTTCTAACGTGGCGTTGAAAAACGGCGGCAAATCCAACCCGCGTCCGTTTGAAATCAAGCTGGAGCAGTGTGATACCACTACGCTGAAAACCGTTAAAACCACCTTCAGCGGCATTGCATCGTCAACCAACAAGGATCTGTTGGGTATCGCGGGGACCGCCAGCGGCGCCGGCGTAGCAATCACTTATGGCGGCCAGCCGATCAAACTGGGTCAGGCGACTGCGGCACAGACGCTGAATACTGGCAACAACAGCCTGAACTTCGCCGCTTACCTGCAGGGTGAAGGCGCTTCCGCAGCCATCGTTCCGGGCGATTTCACCGCCGTAGCCGACTTCACTCTGGCTTATCAGTAA
- a CDS encoding fimbrial protein — MFFSRNRAGAVLLASLAFAPGSAISAAQGWGKVSMHGAIIDTACAIAAGSRDQTIDMDTLPIGQIIRDGQGMTKPFSIELVNCILERPENKPDWKFFQVTFDGLAEGVLFGVQGDARGIALKIKDSRGRPVIPGEPLPMEGIIPGSRVLNYSMTLMPNHQPLKVGAYFSTVRFKLDYF; from the coding sequence ATGTTTTTTTCAAGGAATCGAGCGGGTGCCGTTCTTTTGGCGTCGTTGGCGTTTGCGCCCGGCAGTGCAATTTCCGCCGCACAGGGGTGGGGCAAAGTCAGTATGCACGGCGCCATTATCGACACTGCCTGCGCCATTGCCGCCGGCAGCCGCGATCAGACTATCGATATGGACACGCTTCCTATCGGACAGATCATTCGTGACGGCCAGGGGATGACTAAACCTTTCAGTATTGAATTGGTTAATTGCATTTTGGAACGTCCGGAAAACAAGCCTGATTGGAAATTCTTTCAGGTCACGTTTGACGGTTTGGCGGAAGGCGTTTTGTTTGGCGTACAGGGTGATGCGCGCGGCATCGCATTGAAGATAAAAGACAGCCGCGGCAGGCCGGTTATTCCAGGGGAACCGTTGCCGATGGAGGGAATAATACCGGGGAGCCGAGTGCTGAATTATTCCATGACGTTAATGCCGAATCACCAGCCGTTGAAGGTGGGAGCGTATTTTTCCACAGTGCGTTTTAAGCTGGATTATTTTTGA